CGAAGGTCTCCTCTTTGCTCCCTTCCCCGGCCTCTCCTAAGAGTTGGACTATGAGCTTACTGTTTCTCTATGAATCTTCCTGTACACATTTAATTCTGCAGAACAGATAGGCTAGGAAGGGCATCTGATATCTGTTTTGAGATGCCCTAAAACGTGTAATGCTATCTTTGACGCAGGTCTACTGGGAGGTATACTTTTTGTTGTAGTGATAAGAATTCATCTATTAAGGATCTCAAGTAACATCATCTTGTTCCCTGATGCCATTTTTGGATTCATGCATGTTTTCTGTTGTATCAGCCAGGGAAACGTGAACTATTGGATTTGATTCCCGACTTCAATTTTGCATATTTCCATTTACAGGCTGGGATAACATGATAATGGAGGGACTTTGGACTATTATTTTAAGTTGCTTTAGTCTAGTTATTAGAGATTAATGTTGTTATTATTTTAGTCATGCCAAATTTTTAGGCCTGCAGATCTTTTCAGCTCATTCGAAGTTGTTGATACTGACTTTTAtatctattctgtttattctgtctGTAAATTTGTTGCAAGTACCTTCATGCTAgcttattagatctcatttatGTTGTTAATCTTTACATGGATACCGGGTTATGGGAATCTCAGCAGGATTGTTTGTTTTTTACTATGAAGTTCTTTTACAATTATTTTTGCAATGGATTTTGATTTGTTGCTGAGTGCTATAACTTCCAATGTTCTCCCTGTGCTCCTTAGGACCATTGTGAAAATGAAGAGAACCGCCCCATGGGAAAAATCCTTGGTTATATCTTCTGATGATTCGTCAGACTCGGATTCTGAAGATGATGGACTGGCTACAAAAATGTCTAGAAAAAATGTAGGTCCTCAATCATCCAAAGATCACACATCGGAAGGTTTGCTCCATGGCTCTTTCTTTTTTACTAAAGATGATTAATAGTCTTTTATGTTTAAAGGGGTTTGTGGTTGGATGATTTTTTAACTTTGCCTGAATTAAGCTTGTCTAATTATTGAATATCCTGATATCAGTGTTTGCCCAAATGGAACTATGTGCATCATATAACTTCAAGTTACTGAAATCTGTTCTGGATTCTCTTACCTTGTTGTATTGATATGTTCAGTTCCTCACAAGGATTGCATCCAACAGTGCAAAGTTCTGTGTTCAACCATTTTATTATATTTCGTATTTTTAGGTCCCAGATATTAGTCTTTCTATCATCTTACTGTCATTGCTATTTTCAACAGTTAGGACTTCTGGACCTGCAGGTGCACATCATTACAATTTTTTAAAACCTATTCCAATTTATATCTTCCATCTATAACTGATTTAAGGGCATTTATCGCTTAGTTTGTTCCAAGATTGtcatttaaatatcaaaatttgaatGTAGACCACCTGCTTGGTTTTCCTGCTTTCTACTTTTCTAGAAGTCGACTACTGCAGCTCTCCGAGAACTAAAAAAATGGgcctttttcattttcttttatctTCACTTTCCTAGTTCTGCAGCAACTTTTACTGAATAACACATAAGTGTTGAAGATTGTTAAAATTCACACatcaaaataaaatgaaaacCAAATAATCTATGCGGCATTATGATACAAAGTGAGACCACTTATGATGTAAAATATTACTAGTGGAAATTGTCTCACAAGAGAAGAGCATAGAACTTAATCAAAGATAAACGTCACTGCCATGTCCTTATTTTAGACCTCCTCTTCTTGATgatctcttctctttttcctcatgTAGGTGGCGACTCAACCTTGTTCCATATACAATCTTTGTAAGCACAAAGTGCCCCTTAGGTCAATTTTGATGAATGGAAAACAAACACTCAAGATCCTTTCCCTTAATAGCTCTTTTATTATACTACACACTACAGAAAGCAAGTGATACATCTAGTTGTCTAATAATAAAGTACACATATATGCTTGAAAATGTTGGTACCCCAGTCACTGGATTTACCTTAAACCCAAATATCCAAAAGACCATTACATATAGCCAATTGACCAATTTTATGTCTTATAAAGTGGCTAGGCCGACCCATTTCTGAATACAAACAACTGTAACCCTTTTTATTGTCACGATCATGTGTGCTCTCAAGGCACCACTGTTCAATGACTTGACAATTGAGAACACTCTTAAAACCTTGTCCTGCACCATGCAGTCGGGCGACTTCACATGGTCTAAACTTCCACTTTATCCTTCTGATATACCTTTGAAAGGGATTGCGAAAGTAGTGTCAGACCCATCTGCAAAGGGGCACAACAAGCTGCCTAAAGAAATGTAGGTAGCCGACAAAACTCCTACAGGCAAAAGCTGGCTAGACCCTTGGTGTTTAATCAATATGTCAAAGCCATACTGAATTTTAGAGGCCTCTATCAGATTTTGCACCTATTCTTGGTGGTCATCGTTTGACTTTGCAATTCATGAGACACCTATTTAGCTAGCACCAACGCTTAGGGTGATAATTATCTTGCTCATTGATTTGTCTTTTCTCATAATATATCCGGCATAATCTGGCCAAAATATGGATGTCCCTCCTTAACACATCCTTGATACTGCAGGTGCACTTATCAGAAGGGCGGAGATGTATCAGGAATATATGGGACAAATACCCATTCCTGCTCATCGGGGTTCTATTATTCCATTCACATCATGGCAGGGGTTGGCCAAATCAGTGAAACTATTATATGAACAACCACTACACTACCTTACAAACATACTTCTGAAACAATGGGACCAGTCCAGGGTTGGGCATGACGATGAGTACCGGCCCTTGGATACCATCATTCATCCTTCCAAAGCTGAGGCCCTTATCTGGGTCACAGAAGAAGTCCACAGGCTTACCACTTCACATAAGTATTTAGCTAAGCTTTGGGCATCTGATCCCATGTATCATATTTACATTGATCCTATCTCACCATAATTATCACATCCATCTTTCGAGGATCTTAGTAGTTCCATCTTTAATGTAGAAGGTTTAATCTGATCTTCATTGTTGTTTCTTTACTCTGCATACTTTTTGTTTCGTTGACAAAATATGCTTGAAAGGACTTTGTTCTTTTAGTATGTATATTCTATTTGATAAACGAAAAGGTATTGCTGCTTGACATGGGTTGACTCCATGAACAGCACTTGACTCCAAAAAGAAGAAGCATGGTGGGATGAACTTTGACGCTCTAAGCAAGCATGGGTACCATGGTGGACCCTCTGTTCTGAAGGTGCCTCCTCCAAGGGTCGAGGACAAAGAGCAAGACTGGTCCTGGTCAACTGGCAAAGGGGCTAATGCATCTAAAAACATCACAGAGGAGTCATTTGAAGAGCGTGAGCGCACTAGAGATGCTGTGGCTCAAGGTGAGAAGCTCTCGAGTGTGAGGAACAACCTAGAGGCAAGCAGGAAGGAAAAAAACTTATCCTTCTCACAGAAAGAGAAGCGCAAGAGGGATCTTGGTCAGGCCAGCAGGGGGAAGAACTATGTTGAAGAGGAGAAGAGGCTATTGCGTGAGAGTGGCATCTATTCGGGTTTTGATTCATGATTACGAGACatcttcctttctgcaaaatcccAGCATTCTCACAAGACAAGCTCTGGGACATGTTTCTTGTAATTATGCATCTGTTCCCCTATGTTAGTTGACCAGTTGTGCTTTTGCCTAGACATATCTGGATATCTCTTGGTTAAGCACATAAGATTTACCTGTTACCTTGTGCATGAATCATGTAATGGAAATCTCATTCATATACCGGAATCAGAATGATTCAACTGGAAGGTTGAATGCACAACTCAGTGCTCATCCTTTGATGAATGAATTGTGTGGAACAGCCTGACCAACAATTTTGAATGAGATTGAGTTATAGCCTAAGATTTAGTCTTCAGCTTATTTCTGATGTGGACTTGCTATGTCAAAATCACAGTGAGACATTCAAGTATAATGTCTTAGTGTCTACTTAACCATCTGTGGTCTGGAATTGGGGCTCTGATTTGAAGGTCATGCATGGCTTTATTTGATCATGTTCAACATTGTAAGGTCTCGCCAAAAGAATCTAGAAACATGAGACCAGATGTAATGGATGTAAGATCTCTGGCTGGCTGTTAGATTTTGATTGAACAGTCAAGATCTGGTCACAAGCCATCTAATAGACAAATTAAGTTATGAACTCTATTGCCTTCCTTGTTGATAATTTGTTACTTGTTGCATTTCTGTGATGCAACAATTGGGTCATTTGTACCCTACAACACTGAAATAATGGAATTGCCTATTTGCTTGTGAGATGTGACTGGTTGGCTTCATGTTCCCTATTTCCCCTAAAAATGTTTCAAAATCCAATGCTACAGTGTTCTGCTATATGCAAGATTCCTTCATGTTCCAGCTGGTTGAGAGGATGCTACTGTTTTATTTATTACTTCTATGTGAATAACAATTAGAAACACATCTGTATGCTTATCATATCCTTGTCTGCTCTCAGCCATGAATGACCAAAAAATTTATAGTCACATGAACTCAAAAGGTTTAGATAAATGGAATATTTTAAGTTCAATTCTTCCTGTATCACATAGATCTTTTATTCAAATGGCTACTTGCTTAGACACCTGCTTCATCATGATAAGGGGCTATTTCTTGACATAGTTGGTGAGCTCAAAACTTCTCTTAGCTCTTAGCTTTTCTGTTCTTATGTTTGATATCATCTTATTGCCATAACATCATTGGGTTTTCACATCTTTCAACATCAGTTGCTGCATGTGATGTAAGTTGTTGTCAAGAATGCCTCCACCAGCCCCACCATCTTTGTCAGTTGTGTAATACTGAGTAGGATTGATAGGAACTATGTCATCTTTTTGTCCTTCCTGATCTGTTCTTGTGAAGACTAATCTTTGGGCCATATCAAACACCAGAGCTCTTCATGCTCTTGATGACCTGAAGGAAGTCGGTCATTGTTAAAGATGCATGCATCCACTTGTGTCAGCTTAGAGCTTTCTTTTGAAAGGTAAAGGTATAGTTTAATGTGCAGTGGTGGACTGTGGAAATAAGCCACTGTTGGGACTTGGTTTCAAAATtggctctaaaaacaatttttatTATGTTTATTTGTGTTTTTTTCACCTAATAAGATCTTCCTTGGAATGAGCAAATAATTAGCTCTTCATTTTCTGGAGCTTTCTTTTTTCCCTACTTTATATATATTTAGTATTATGATTTCTTCTGTAAGACTAGGGAGAAAATATTTCCTTGTTCAGCTACATGAGCAACTTGATTTACTGAGTTAAAAATGGTCTGAGCTGAAATCAAAATTGATATGGTGAAATTGACTCTTGATGACATGGTGAGATCAAAATCCATGTGGAACTGTGGTGTAGCTGCACATGTGAGGCCATTGCCACAACTTGTGTCCCTTGAGCAAAAAGGATGGCTTTTCCTGTGGTGGCTTAGCTGTTCTTTCTGTAGATCCAACAACCTTC
The DNA window shown above is from Musa acuminata AAA Group cultivar baxijiao chromosome BXJ2-4, Cavendish_Baxijiao_AAA, whole genome shotgun sequence and carries:
- the LOC135610469 gene encoding uncharacterized protein LOC135610469 isoform X2 translates to MKRTAPWEKSLVISSDDSSDSDSEDDGLATKMSRKNVGPQSSKDHTSEALDSKKKKHGGMNFDALSKHGYHGGPSVLKVPPPRVEDKEQDWSWSTGKGANASKNITEESFEERERTRDAVAQGEKLSSVRNNLEASRKEKNLSFSQKEKRKRDLGQASRGKNYVEEEKRLLRESGIYSGFDS
- the LOC135610469 gene encoding protein RDM1-like isoform X1 is translated as MKRTAPWEKSLVISSDDSSDSDSEDDGLATKMSRKNVGPQSSKDHTSEGALIRRAEMYQEYMGQIPIPAHRGSIIPFTSWQGLAKSVKLLYEQPLHYLTNILLKQWDQSRVGHDDEYRPLDTIIHPSKAEALIWVTEEVHRLTTSHKYLAKLWASDPMYHIYIDPISP